A portion of the Mytilus galloprovincialis chromosome 12, xbMytGall1.hap1.1, whole genome shotgun sequence genome contains these proteins:
- the LOC143053552 gene encoding uncharacterized protein LOC143053552: MRVSLSNAGERTRRRYISKAKACISAVLNTICPGEEQELYENLFSIETVVDEDLEEAIKQAYENSNTWTSQRQLLSVIATNKSYNFIKKLIPSVSYYRYKIAKRHGLKYGVGCPVPFDSKYRQTVEPERIESFVDFITSSEVIKDMPFGEKKMKLSSGKVIPTPNVIRCIAPAAIVRQYD, from the coding sequence ATGCGTGTTTCATTGTCTAATGCTGGTGAACGCACAAGACGACGATATATATCTAAAGCAAAAGCATGTATTTCTGCTGTACTTAATACTATTTGCCCAGGAGAAGAACAGGAGCTTTATGAAAACTTATTTTCAATAGAAACCGTGGTTGATGAAGATCTGGAAGAAGCTATTAAACAGGCGTATGAGAATTCTAATACATGGACTTCACAGAGACAATTACTTTCTGTCATTGCCACAAATAAATCgtataactttattaaaaaacTCATTCCAAGTGTATCCTATTACCGCTACAAAATAGCAAAAAGACATGGTCTGAAATATGGAGTGGGTTGTCCAGTACCTTTTGATTCAAAGTATCGTCAAACAGTTGAGCCTGAGAGAATTGAAAGCTTTGTAGATTTTATAACCTCCTCTGAAGTAATAAAAGACATGCCATTTGGAGAAAAGAAGATGAAACTGTCATCAGGAAAAGTTATACCAACTCCAAATGTGATACGCTGTATAGCCCCAGCAGCTATTGTGAGGCAGTATGATTAG